In Amycolatopsis sp. FBCC-B4732, the genomic stretch CCTCCCGGAAGAGCTGATTCACCCGCGCCTGACCAGAACCATCCTTCAATATCCGGTCACGGCACCCTGCATCAAGATGCAGCAGCAGGTTAGTTGGCAAATCTGACTGAACTCCGCCCCAAAGCCAGAATATGTGCTGAAAGCTGGATCGATCGATCTTACGCTTGTTGTCCCTGTTGTAGCCACGCTCACGCTCGTCAGAGTTCTTCCTCTTCCGCCAGCCCAGGCGTTGATCGGTGATCCTCATGAGCCCTGCCGCCCACTCGCTGCGATCATCATCGAGCCAGACGAGCATGGCGATTTGATCAGCTTTGCCTGATCTTGAACCATGGTCGGGACAAATGTACATCTCCATGGGTATCTCCCAGCCACCAAGATCCCGGGAGAACTTGCAGTCCAGGTCGATTCCAGCAATACGCCAGTCAAGGTCCTCACCCGGGTCGATCCCGAATTCTTTGGTGAGGTTCACTTCGACAGAAGTACCAAGGTGGGTCTTTTCAGGTTTGGACAAGTGCTGATAACACCAGCGGCCAGTTCGCTGACCATCCATCAGCTCATCGAGCGAGTCGCGCAACGCCCAGCGGAACCTCTCCCGACCTTCCGGGATTCCGTATATCCAGCTAACTACGTCCCTCAGCTCATCTGACGGCTCCGCCGTGTCACCTCGCGGTATCGACAATCGGTACGACCCCGTTTTCGACATGCGATCCTGCGGTGCAGGATGGCGAATAAAGCTGTTTCGCTTCCAGCCGATAGCTCGCGCACGCGAGTCCACAGCGGAAGACAGCGGGTTCGGATCCGCCCCGGGGAAGAGCGGAAGCTGAGAAGAGTCGGTCACCTGCCGAGTATGCCAGCTCGAGCGTCGCTGCGCCGCTATTCGGCAACGGCTGGCATTCTTCAAGCCGGGCGACGACAAGCCGGTCGGCACACCGGCCGAACCAAGCAGCAGAACTCATTCCGGAGTCTAACGAGACCATCACCACCGAGCAGGCCGGGTGATCGCCAGGCACTTGGCGGCTTACCCGAGGGTGAGGCCATCACAGGCCCACGCTGAGGCTCCAGCACCGGTCGTCGCCTCTGGAACATCTCGTGGCGAGGGTCGCACGCGGACCCGGCGCCCTCCGGTGAACCACGGCCAACCTCAGCGACCAGGTGATCATGTCCGCCAACAAGTGCCCAGCCCGGAAATTACCAAAGGTAAGTTCCATCACCTTATTGACATGACCAATGGTCAAGAGGAAGGTACTGGCCACCCGATTCGTCTAGACCAATCGGCCTCCCCGCGGACGGCATCCCAGGAGGAGACCCATGTCCCGTACCACCCGGACCACCACCGCAGCCCTCACCAGCCTGGCCACCGTGGCCGCGACCGCCCTCATCCTCTCCGGTGGGGCCGACGCCGCTCCTGCGGCCGCCGCGGCAGCCGATTGTGGTGTGCTCTTCGACGACTTCCACTACGCCTCGCCCACCGACTCCGCCTTCAGCGGGGCCGGGTGGACGACCCGCAACGACGTCGGCAGCCCCGGTGTGCCCGGCGCGCGGTGGCTGACCGGCAACGTCAGCTTCCCCACCGTCAACGGCGAACGCGTCGCGCAGCTCAACGCCTCCACCGACGGCACCGCGAACGGCACCACGCACGCCGAGATGTACCAGAACCAGTTGCGGTTCTTCGAAGGTACGTACGCCAGCCGGGTGCGCTTCACCGACGCGCCGGACAGCGGTACCGACGGCGACCACGTCAACGAAACCTACTTCACGATCTCGCCGCTGCGGTACGACCGCGACCCGCTCTACAGCGAGCTGGACTTCTCCGAATACCTCCCCAACGGCGGCTGGGGCGGCTCGCAGGCGAACTACCAGACCAGCTGGTACACCTACTGGAACAACCCGACCTGGGACGGCCTGCGCACGTCCACCGCGCAGAACCGCAGCCTGGCCGGCTGGCACGACATCGTCACGCAGGTCTCCGGCGGGCACGTCAAGTACTACATCGACGGCGTCCTGACCGCCGACCACACCACCGACGCCCAAGGGAACCCCGTCTACCCGCGGACGCCGATGTCGATCAACTACAACATGTGGTTCATCGACACCGCGGGCCACACGAGCGGGAACAGCGTCTACACCGAGCAGGTGGACTGGACCTACTACGCGGGCAACCAGGTCGTCGCGCCTTCCGACGCCACCGCCAAAGCCGCGCAGTACCGGACCGCCGGAACGTCCCATGTGGACACCGTCACCGGGTGCACCACCCCGACCGGCCCGCCGGCGACCACGACCACCAAGCCGACCACCCCGACGACGCCCACGACCCCGACCACGCCGTCCCAGCCCGCCGACTGCTCGACGGCGCCGGAATGGGACTGGGGCACGGTGTACCTCGGCGGGCAGCGCGTGAAGCACAGCGCCCACCTCTGGCAGGCGAACTGGTGGACCCAGGGCTCCGAGCCCGGCCTCACCGCCCAGTGGGCCGACCTCGGCCACTGCTGACCCCCACCCCGTCGTGAGTGTTCGGGGCGGTTAAAACCGCTCTGAACACTCACGACGACCTGCACCGCACCCACCCACGCCTCCCGGGAATCCCCATGCGCAGACGCATCCTCGCCGCCGCACTGGCCGTCGCCGCCCTGACCGCCGGTGCCTGCGGCACCGATACCCCCGCTCCCGCCGCCGGCGGGGGCACCCTGACCGTCTGGCTGATGAACGGCGACCTGAGCGACAAGGCCACCGCGGCGATCACCGCCGCGTTCGAGAAGGCCACCGGCGCGAAGGTCACCGTCCAGATCCAGGAATGGGACAACATCAACACCAAGATCAGCACCGCGCTGGCGCAGGACACCACGCCGGACGTCATCGAGATCGGCAACACGAACGTCCCGCTGTTCGCCGCCAACGGCGCACTCACCGACCTCACCCCGCACCGCGCCGAGCTGTCCCAGGGCCAGACCTGGCTGCCCGGCCTGATCGGTCCGGCCACTGTGGACGATCACGTCTACGGCGCACCCTTGTTCGCGGGCAACCGGTCGGTGATCTACGACAAGCAGGTCTGGGCCGACGCCGGCGTCACCGCCCCGCCCAAGACCTACGCCGAACTCACCGCCGCGCTCGACAAGATCAAGGCCAAACACCCCGCGCCGGACTACTCGGTCTTCCACTTCCCCGGCAAGTACTGGTTCGGCGCGCTGCAGTTCGTCTGGGACGCCGGCGGCCAGATCGCCGTGCAGAAGGACGGCAAGTGGGCCGGTGCCCTCGAAAGCCCCGAGGCGCAGCGAGGGTTGCAGTCCTGGAAGGACTTCCAGAACGCCTACTCCTCCGCCGCGTCCCGCAACGTCGACACCAAGGCACCCGACCAGGCCGCGATCTTCTCCGCCGGCGGCGCGGCGGCGATCCTCGACACGAGCGTCAACACCGTGGTCAAGAACAAGCCGGAGCTCAAGGACCGGCTGGGCACGTTCCCCTTCCCCAGCGCCACGCCCGGCAAGACGCAGCCGGTGTTCCTCGGCGGGTCCGATCTGGCGATCGCGGCCAAGAGCCGCAACCAGGACCTCGCGCTCGCCTACGTCAAGGCGGCCACCGACCCGGCCGTGCAGCGCGAAGCGATCTCCGGCATCGACGGCTGGACCCCGATCTCGACCGAGCTGATCGACCAGGTCACGCCGGCGCTCCCGCCGCTCAACGCCGCGTTCGCCACCGCGGCCAAGACGAGCGTCGCGACGCCGGCCGCGCCGGGCTGGGCGACCATCGAGAGTGACAAGTCGATCAACACCTTCTTCGCCGACATCGCGACCGGGCGCAAGCCGATCGCCCAGGCGGCCCAGGACTTCGACGCCCACCTCACCGAAGCGCTGAACGCCCATTGACCGGCGGGGTGGCCCGGCCGACCGCCGTCCCCGCCGGGCCGCCCCGCCCCTTTTCCGCTTCCGACAAGGAGTCCCCGTGTTGCTCGTGAAAGCGCGGCCGCGCGCGCCGGAAAGACCGGCGGCGCCCCGGCGGCGCCGGTCCCTGCTGCCGTACGGCCTGCTCCTGCCCGCGACCGCGCTGCTCGGGCTGGTGCTCGGCTACCCGCTGCTGCGGCTGGTCGTCATCTCCCTGCAGCAGTACGGTCTGCGGTCGCTGTTCACCGGCACGACGGGCTTCGCGGGCTGGGACAACTACGCCGCCGTCCTCGGCGACGACCAGCTGCTCCCGGTGCTCGCCCGCAGCATCGGGTTCTGCGTCGCGCTGGTGCTCGGCACGCTCCTCATCGGCTTCGGGGTCGCGTTGATGCTGCGCAAGCTGGGCCGCGGGATGCGCACGGCGGTGACGCTGTGCCTGATCGCCGCGTGGGCCCTGCCGAACGTGGCGTCCACTTTGGTCTGGCAGTGGCTCTTCCAGCCCGGGTACGGCGTGGTGAACTGGCTGCTGACCCAGCTCGGTTTCGGGGACTTCACCCAGCACGACTGGACGACGTCGCCGGCGTCGGCGTTCACCCTGGTGTGGCTGCTCGTCGTCTGGCAGTCGGTGCCGTTCGTCGCGCTCACGCTCTACGCCGGGCTTTCGCAGATCCCGCAGTCCTACTACGAAGCCGCCGCGCTCGACGGCGCCGGGGCGTGGCGGGCGCACCGCACGATCACGCTGCCGTTCCTGCAGCCGATCCTCGGCCTGGTCACCATCCTCTCGGTCATCTGGGACTTCACCGTGTTCAACCAGATCTGGATCCTCACCCAGGGCGGCCCGGACAGCGGCACCACGACGCTCGGCATCTGGACGTTCACCCGTGCCTTCAGCCGCAACGACTTCGGCCAAGGCGCGGCGATCGCCGTCGTCTCCGTCGCGCTGCTCGTCGGGATGACCGCGGTGTACGTGCGCCGGCTCGTCCGGTCCGGGGAGGACCTGTGATCCGCCGGGTGGGCCGAAACGCCGCAGCCGCCGTCTTCTGCCTCGTCTGGATCTTCCCGGTGTACTGGATGGTGCTCACGGCGTTCAAGCCGGCGGGCAAGATCCTCAGCCCCACACCGGAGTTCCTGCCCTTCGACGTCACCTTCGACAACTTCGCCGGCGCGCTCGCCAAGCCGGGGTTCGTCCAGGACCTCCTCAACAGCGTCGTGGTCGTCGTCGCCGTCGTCGCGCTGTCCATCGTGGTCGCCTTCCTCGCGGCGACGGCGTTGACCCGGTTCCGGTTCTTCGGCCGCCGCAGCTTCCTCGTCGGCGTGCTGGTGCTGCAGATGGTCCCCGTGCCCGCGCTCGTCATCCCGCTGTTCCTCGGCCTCAAGAGCGCGCACCTGCTCGACACGCTGTTCGGCCTCGTGCTCACGTACGTGGCGCTCGTGCTGCCGTTCACCATCTGGACGTTGCGCGGGTTCCTGCACGGCATCCCCGTCGAACTGGAGGAAGCGGCGATGGTCGACGGCGCGACGCGCGGGCGCGTCATGCGCTCGGTCCTGCTGCCGCTCGTGCTCCCCGGGCTGATCGCGACCAGCGTGTTCGCGTTCATCACCGCGTGGAACGACTTCCTGTTCGCCTACGTGATCATGAAGGACAGCTCGGGCTACACGCTGCCGGTCTGGCTGGTTTCGTTCAGCACCAGCACGGGCACCGACTACGGCGGCCTCATCGCCGCGTCGACGCTGTTCGCGCTGCCCGTCGTCGTCTTCTTCGCGCTGGTGCAGCGCCACTTGGTCGAGGGCATGACCGCGGGCGCGGTGAAGGGCTG encodes the following:
- a CDS encoding carbohydrate-binding protein gives rise to the protein MSRTTRTTTAALTSLATVAATALILSGGADAAPAAAAAADCGVLFDDFHYASPTDSAFSGAGWTTRNDVGSPGVPGARWLTGNVSFPTVNGERVAQLNASTDGTANGTTHAEMYQNQLRFFEGTYASRVRFTDAPDSGTDGDHVNETYFTISPLRYDRDPLYSELDFSEYLPNGGWGGSQANYQTSWYTYWNNPTWDGLRTSTAQNRSLAGWHDIVTQVSGGHVKYYIDGVLTADHTTDAQGNPVYPRTPMSINYNMWFIDTAGHTSGNSVYTEQVDWTYYAGNQVVAPSDATAKAAQYRTAGTSHVDTVTGCTTPTGPPATTTTKPTTPTTPTTPTTPSQPADCSTAPEWDWGTVYLGGQRVKHSAHLWQANWWTQGSEPGLTAQWADLGHC
- a CDS encoding carbohydrate ABC transporter permease; translation: MLLVKARPRAPERPAAPRRRRSLLPYGLLLPATALLGLVLGYPLLRLVVISLQQYGLRSLFTGTTGFAGWDNYAAVLGDDQLLPVLARSIGFCVALVLGTLLIGFGVALMLRKLGRGMRTAVTLCLIAAWALPNVASTLVWQWLFQPGYGVVNWLLTQLGFGDFTQHDWTTSPASAFTLVWLLVVWQSVPFVALTLYAGLSQIPQSYYEAAALDGAGAWRAHRTITLPFLQPILGLVTILSVIWDFTVFNQIWILTQGGPDSGTTTLGIWTFTRAFSRNDFGQGAAIAVVSVALLVGMTAVYVRRLVRSGEDL
- a CDS encoding extracellular solute-binding protein, producing MRRRILAAALAVAALTAGACGTDTPAPAAGGGTLTVWLMNGDLSDKATAAITAAFEKATGAKVTVQIQEWDNINTKISTALAQDTTPDVIEIGNTNVPLFAANGALTDLTPHRAELSQGQTWLPGLIGPATVDDHVYGAPLFAGNRSVIYDKQVWADAGVTAPPKTYAELTAALDKIKAKHPAPDYSVFHFPGKYWFGALQFVWDAGGQIAVQKDGKWAGALESPEAQRGLQSWKDFQNAYSSAASRNVDTKAPDQAAIFSAGGAAAILDTSVNTVVKNKPELKDRLGTFPFPSATPGKTQPVFLGGSDLAIAAKSRNQDLALAYVKAATDPAVQREAISGIDGWTPISTELIDQVTPALPPLNAAFATAAKTSVATPAAPGWATIESDKSINTFFADIATGRKPIAQAAQDFDAHLTEALNAH
- a CDS encoding NaeI family type II restriction endonuclease; its protein translation is MTDSSQLPLFPGADPNPLSSAVDSRARAIGWKRNSFIRHPAPQDRMSKTGSYRLSIPRGDTAEPSDELRDVVSWIYGIPEGRERFRWALRDSLDELMDGQRTGRWCYQHLSKPEKTHLGTSVEVNLTKEFGIDPGEDLDWRIAGIDLDCKFSRDLGGWEIPMEMYICPDHGSRSGKADQIAMLVWLDDDRSEWAAGLMRITDQRLGWRKRKNSDERERGYNRDNKRKIDRSSFQHIFWLWGGVQSDLPTNLLLHLDAGCRDRILKDGSGQARVNQLFREVTGRIINRYTVLTVAQQDDSPKRVRDARSNLKNEGYVILGHESAHKKVADRLGLQAPVKGEWLSARLTRVESYGDRPSVCLGHHNWAVAREGENMFAAPPENGLKELPIPDLTGFKE
- a CDS encoding carbohydrate ABC transporter permease; amino-acid sequence: MIRRVGRNAAAAVFCLVWIFPVYWMVLTAFKPAGKILSPTPEFLPFDVTFDNFAGALAKPGFVQDLLNSVVVVVAVVALSIVVAFLAATALTRFRFFGRRSFLVGVLVLQMVPVPALVIPLFLGLKSAHLLDTLFGLVLTYVALVLPFTIWTLRGFLHGIPVELEEAAMVDGATRGRVMRSVLLPLVLPGLIATSVFAFITAWNDFLFAYVIMKDSSGYTLPVWLVSFSTSTGTDYGGLIAASTLFALPVVVFFALVQRHLVEGMTAGAVKG